In the genome of Lathyrus oleraceus cultivar Zhongwan6 chromosome 4, CAAS_Psat_ZW6_1.0, whole genome shotgun sequence, the window ATCACTGGACTATCACTTTGATATATGGAAGATTTTATTATAGCCTTGTATTATTATTTCAGTTGCAGTAGCAATACGATTAGTTTAAATTTAGTATAATTGATGTGTATATTTTACTATATATTAAGTTTACTCCACCCGTTCTTAAAATATAAGacttaaaaaagaaaaaattgtCCATTTTTATAAAATATCAACTGCATTAGTTAtttctttatatatactttagAACTCTTACTCACTGCTTCATCAACTTTTTACACCAAACGTTGTTGGAAATTGAAAGTAAAGGTAATACATGAAAACTAAAATATCAAACTCATAAAACCAAGATGGGAGAGAGTTTACAACCAAGACATGTTGCATTTTCATTTTTACACATTTCAACCAAATTTCATTCCTATCTGCTAATTTATTCATTGATTTCTCTTACTTTACAGCCTGAAGTGATCTAGTGCAGACTTACCATCTAGCCCTTTCCCATAGTAGTGTGAGACCAAATCCTTCACTGATGTTTCCTTGTAAATTGGAGGATTCTCTGGTGTAAGCAACTCACTTATAGGTCCATATCGTTTTAAATTCTCAGGGGAAAGATGCTGCCTGATAAAGCATGCTACTGAAACTCTTGGTCCAATTTTTTGTGCCAGAACCCGGTGTTTAACGCTCAGAAACTTATCGTTTGTGATTAGCTGCAAAAAAAAGTGTTTAGACAATGATGGACAATAAGTGAGTTTCTTCTAAAGGACTTGAAAGCTTCTTTCATTATATTCTAGCAGAAAATGGATGGATTTACCTGCACTAAGTCACCAAGGTTAACGACCAAAGCACCGGGAATCGGTGTGACATCAATCCACTGATTTTCATGGAAAACTTGGAGGCCACCAAGTTGATCTTGAAGAAGAATAGTGAGGAAGCTGCTGTCAGAATGAGCACTTGTGCCAAAAGTGAGTTCAGGCTCAAGGCAAGGTGGGTAATAATGAGAAATTAGAAAAATTCCTTCTGCACAATCTATGTCCTTGAGGTAACTGGAATTGAGGCCTAATGCTTCAGAAAGCAATTCAAACAGAACTATTCCCACTTTCTTAACATACTCCGAATATTTAACTGTTATATCTCTGCAAGAAATAAAGTTAATAATGGCTTAGTTTCAACCTACAAATTCCAATCAAGATCAAACAAACAATCCAAGCAGTCTATGAGTCGAATGCATCTTTTCAAAGATATCCACCCTCGGCCGGGAACACCCTCGAGGGCAGATAAGCGGATCTAAAATAAACAATAGCTGCAATAACATAAATGCATTTAAAATAAAACCGGGGACATCCAACGGCATGTCTAGGGTTACAATAAAAAGCCAGGAACAGAAGTCCATGGCCACACAGAAATAAAGAAGATACAAGTATCGGCTATCAGGAATTAGGGGTGCAGGCTCCGCCTGCCCTGCCCTGTTTTTTGTGGGACGAGATAAAATTTCCGGCCCATACCCTCTACTATGCCCGCTCCCATGTCTCGTTTTCTTGAGGTTTTTTACCGGGCGGACCTGAACAGGGCATGTCTGCCCGTGACCCGTAGGTATTAGTAGTACTATACAAGTAAAGATAAAGGTGATATGTATTTGGAAAGCAAACTGAAAACACAGTTCACTAGTATGTGTTTTTTACACCATCCTGTATACAGCTTTGAAACATTGAAACTCAAAAATCTGTTTTGTATTGTGCCAGAAATCGATATTCAAATGCTGTACTTGACAACTATGGTCATCAAATCGATATTTAAATCGTGAATCAGAAAACCTATTCTTCAAATCCTGAATAATCTACACCAGAATGATATTTTCAAGTAAAAACAAGTGACATGTGCAAGAACATAAGCCAATATATCAAGAATAAAAAGACTATTAGCTATATATTAATTCCACTTGTTTGTAAAAGAAACAACAATACTTAAAAAAGGAACAAGATGAAATAGATAATAAATATACCTGCAAACTGTAGGCAGTTTCTGAGGATCAAGAGACTGAGGGCCCATAACACAAGAGAGAGTATCCCTCCAATTAACAGCTGGAGTAACATACAAATCAAAATTGGT includes:
- the LOC127075640 gene encoding 1-aminocyclopropane-1-carboxylate oxidase homolog 1 is translated as MVSKNLTEIKEDHEYGYDRHKDLKALDESKAGVKGLVDAGLSKLPKIFIHEQDKTTTSNNLSIPLVDFGPLFTNPTNSSSRFEIIEKLKYASEKWGFFQIINHGIPTTVLDEMLDGVVRFHEQDTEIKKEFYSRDVTKRVYYNTNFDLYVTPAVNWRDTLSCVMGPQSLDPQKLPTVCRDITVKYSEYVKKVGIVLFELLSEALGLNSSYLKDIDCAEGIFLISHYYPPCLEPELTFGTSAHSDSSFLTILLQDQLGGLQVFHENQWIDVTPIPGALVVNLGDLVQLITNDKFLSVKHRVLAQKIGPRVSVACFIRQHLSPENLKRYGPISELLTPENPPIYKETSVKDLVSHYYGKGLDGKSALDHFRL